The following DNA comes from Streptomyces pristinaespiralis.
TGACGCTGCGGTCGACGAACGTCATGAACTGCGCGTCCGTCACGTCCGGACCCCCGTCCGGCCGTTCCGTCCCGAAGAACAGGCGTGTCTCCAGATAGGCCTCACCACGCGCCGCCACCGCTGCCGTCGCACCGGGCTTGGCGGTCCGTCCGTCGTCCAGCGTCGCCTGCGCGGCCGGCGCGCCGACGGCCAGGACACTGACCGCTGCCCCGGCGACGGCCAGCAGCGTGCGCCGCGTCCGGTTCTGCTTCTCCCGCTGCTTGTGCCTCTGCCTCTGCATGATGGTCGGCACGTGTGAACCCTTTCGTGGAGTCGTGG
Coding sequences within:
- a CDS encoding DUF3574 domain-containing protein; protein product: MQRQRHKQREKQNRTRRTLLAVAGAAVSVLAVGAPAAQATLDDGRTAKPGATAAVAARGEAYLETRLFFGTERPDGGPDVTDAQFMTFVDRSVTPHFPAGLTIQEGRGQWRDSNGVVERERSYELILLYPAAEARTRDPQIERIRDAYVTAYAQDSVARLDEPTLADF